The Arcobacter roscoffensis genome segment AAAACTAGAAGTAAATATATTCAAGATGTAATAATTCCTTATAACCTACAAGCAAGTGACTATCCAGTTTTTATGGAATTTATAAAGAAAAATTTAGGAAATAAAATAGTTTTTAAAAATGATGGTATTCAAGAAGGAAAAGGTGTAATATTTAAGAATATTGAAAACAAAATAGACTACCCTGAGCTTAAAAAGTCTTTATCTATTCATAAGCATAGACAAAGAGAACTTCTTATAACACCAGCATTTGATATAAAAGATGAATATAGATGTTACTTTACAAATTATGATGAGAATGCAAAAGTTTTTTCAATTAAACAAAGACAAAATTTAACAGATGAAGAAGAGTATTATGAGAAGGAACATATTCATATTAATGTTAATATGAAAGTGAAATGGCATGAAGTAAAAAATAATAGTAACAAATTCGAATTTGCTTCAAATATTGCTAAGGAAATGATAAGACTAATGGATTATGATACTGGTTGTATTGAGTTTGCTATTACAAAGGAAGATAAAATAGTGTTTTTTGAAGTAAATCAAATGGCAGGTCCTTTACCATTTGAAGGTGATGATACAACAAATATCAATGATTTTTATCTTTCTATATTTGATGAGATGGTAAAGTAAGATAATATGACACAAAAAAATTTGATAGATAAACTTGAAAATGAAAATTTAGAGTTGAAAAAATTATTAATTGAAGAGAAGAAAAAAAATAAAATTAAAGATGAATTATGTATCCAACAATCTAAAATGGCTGCAATGGGTGAGATGATTGGAAATATTGCTCATCAATGGAGACAGCCCTTGATGGAGTTGTCTTCTGTACTAATGGTATTAGAATCAAAGATTGAACTTAATGGAAAGATTTCAAATAGTGAGGTATTAGAAGCTATAAAAAAGTCTGATAAACTTACAAAACATATGTCAAATACAATTGATGACTTTAGAAGTTTTTTCTCTAAAGAAAAAGAAAAAGTGAAGTTTATAATTTCTGATCAAATAAAAAGAGTTGTAAATATATTAAGTACAACTTTAAATAATAAAGATATAAAAGTAAATATTGTTATTAAGTCGAACCCTATAATATTGGGTTTTAAAAATGAATATTCACAAGCCTTAATTAATATAATAACTAATGCTAAAGATGAACTAATAAATAGAAAAATTGAAAATGGACATATTGATGTAAAGGTTTATGAAGAAAATGGCTTTTGTATAACTGAAGTATCAGATAATGCAGGAGGGATAAAACCCGAATACATAAATGAAATATTTAAACCATTTGTTACATTTGATAAAAAAAATGGAACAGGAATAGGTCTTTTTATGACGAAATTAATTGTTGAGAATAATATGAATGGAAAAATAGTCGTTCAAAATGAAAATAATGGAGCAAAATTCAAAATCTCTTTACCTATTAAAAGTTAGAAGCATTTTAATTGATATCCAATACCTGAAATATTTAAGATTGATTCTTTCCCTATTTTTTTTCTAAGTTTTGTTAATACAGACTTAAAAGCTCCTTCTGTTGCTTCAAATTCATCTTCCCATAAATGAACTTTAATCTCTTCTTTTGTAACAGTTCTATTCTTATTCTCATATAAGTATTCTAGTAGAAGTATCTCTTTATTTGTAATATCTTTTCTATCACCATTTCCAAAAAGTTGTTTTTTTGTAATATCATATTTTATATTATTTGGAAAATTGGCTATAATTCCATTGTGTTGTAGGTACTCTTCAGTAGCCTTAAATAGGGCATTTTTTAAATCTGTTAAATTTATAGGTTTTAATAAATAATCAGTTAGTTTTAGTTTTGTTGCATCAAGTAATAAGTTTGTTTCAGTATGTGAAGTCAATAAAATAACTGGAATATATTTATTTTCTTCTCTTATTATTTTTATTAGTTCAATTCCAGAAAGTTCCGGCATATTTATATCACTAATTATTATGTCAATTTTATTTTTTTTATAAATTTCCAAGGCTTCAGTTCCATTTTTCCCTGTTATAACACTCTTTGAGAACATTGATAAAACTTTTGAAATATTTTCTCTTATCTCTTTTTCATCTTCAATATAAAGAATATTAAGTGTTTTGATAAGTTCTAAATCATTATTTATTGACATAAAAAGTGCCCCTTAGTTCTTAATTTAAATGCTTTATTACAATATTATAACTAATTAGAAGGTAAATTAAGCATAAATCAAATACAATATAACAAATAATGTAAATAATTTTATAGTTGGGGTCTAATGTGTACTAAAAATATCAAAATAACTACGTTATCTTTTTTCTTAGCAACAAGTTTAAATGCAATAACATTAAAAGAAACAGTTTTAAGCGTTATTGATAGTAATGCAGATGTATTATCCGAGAAGTTTAATAAAGAAGCATATAAAAAATATGTTGATGAAGAAAAAGGCGATTATTTACCTACTTTAGATTTAGATGCTTTTATTGAAGAATCAAAAACAACTTTAAATAGAGATAGTCAAGCTAATGATCCTACAACTGCAAAAAAAGATGGATGGAATGCTATTTTAAGATTTGAACAGGTTTTATATGATGGTGGAAGAACACCAAGTGAAGTAGAAGAGTTTAGACATAGTTATATATCAAATAAATATAGAAGTGATAGAAGAGTTGAAGAGATAGTTCGTAGTGCAGTTGATAGTTATTTGAATTTAGTAAAGTATCAAGAACTTATAGATATTTCAACTCATAGTGTAAATGTACATGATGACTATTTAGTGATTGCTCAAGAAAAAGAAGAGATTAGTGGAGAAGTTTTAGAGAGCTATCAGGTTAATTCTAAAAAGCATTTTGTAATTGATAGACTAATGGAGCAAAAAATTGATAATACAAATGCTTTAAACACTTATGAACAACTAACAAACCAAGAAATCTCTGGAAATATATGTAGACCAATTATAAATGAAAAGTTAATTCCTAAAACTTTAGAAAAGACTATTGAAGAAACTATTAGAACTAATACAAAAATATTAGAAGTAATTTCAAAAGTAAAAGAACAAAGAGAAAATTATATTCAATCAAATGCAGCAAATCTCCCAAATCTTAAATTTCAATGGCAAATGTCTTGGGATGATGATTTAGCTGAACCAGAAGATGGAAGAGAAGATATAAATAGAGTAAGACTAATTTTAAATTGGAATTTATTTGAAGGTGGAAAAACAAAAATAGCAAAACAAAGAGAAGAGCTATTTTTAAAAGAACAACAAAAAGTATTGGATAATACAATAAAAGAAGTTGTTAATGAAGTTAAAACAAGTTATAAAAACTATTACGCAAAAAAAGCAAAAATAGAAAACCTAAAAAAATATGTTCAAGATAATAAAAATATTAAAGAAGTTTATTTAAAACAGTTAGAAGATGGAACAAGAACATTTATTGATATCTTAAATGCAGAATCTGAGTACTTTAGGTCTCAAATTGATTCAATAGAAGAAGAGTATGAGCTTTTTGCTATTTACTATGATTTATTAATGCAAAGAAATATCCTATCAGATTCTATAATAAATTCAAAAATACAAGTGTGTCCTACTTTTGAAAGTATATCTGTAAAAGCAAAAGAGGATAAGAAAGTTAATAAAGAAAAAGAAGAAAAGTTAGATTCTGATTTAATAGATTTACTTGATAATGGATTATCAGAGGAGAAAGAAGAAAAAAAACCTGAACTAAATAATACAAATTTAGATGAAGAGATAAATAACTTAATTTTCGAAGAAATACCAGCTTCTTATATTTCAAAAGATGAAAAAAGTGATAGTTTAAATTTAGAAGATGATTTACAAATAGAAGAAAAAAATAATGTTTTAATAGAAAACTCACCAATTCTTCAAGGAAAATATACAATTAATATCGCAACACTTAAAAGTGATGAAGATATACAAACATTTTTAACTAAAATGAAACTTGATAATAAAAATATTATTTTGTACAATACAAATAATAGAACAAAAGTTTTATATGGAAACTATGAAACCTCAAGTGAAGCTTTAGATAGTTTAAAAAAGTTTTCATTAGAGTTATTAGAAAAAAATGTATACATTGATACTTTAGAAAAGCATAGAAAAATATTAAAAAAATATAAAACTGTAAATAAGTAGGGAAGTAATGGGTGAGAATATAAATACACAAGATAGTGATTTATTAAAAGAAAAAAGAAAAGTCGATTGTTTATTAGAGTGTTTACTTTTTCTATCAAAGTATCACCAAAGAGCTGTTTCAAAAGAAGCATTAGCCTATGGTCTTGGAATACATGGTGAGGTTTTAAATCAAAGTAACTTCATATCATCTGCTAAAAAAATAGGTTTAATCTCAAAGCCTTCTCAAAGAGCAAATATTAAAGATATTGATAGATTAGCACTACCTGCTGTTATTTACACTCAAAATAATTGTGCAGCTGTTTTACTTGATTATGATGAACAATCAAATAGCGCAACTGCAATCTTTCCTGAAATAAGTCAAGGTGAAACAAAAGTAAGCCTTGATGAACTTGAAAAAAGATATACAGGTAAATGTATCATTATAAAACCAGCATATAATTTTGAAAATAGAGTAAGCAAAGGCGTAAAAATAGAGCAACCTAAAAAATGGTTTTGGGGTGCAATGAAAAGAAACAAAGATTTATATATTAAAGTTATTATTGCTTCAATTTTTATTAATATTTTTGTAATTGCTACACCTTTATTTATTATGAATGTATATGACAGAATTTTACCAAATAATGCTATTGAAACTTTATGGGCATTGGCAATTGGTATTTTTGTTGTAATGACTTTTGACTTTATACTAAAAATTATTAGATCAAAATATCTAGCAAAAGCTTCAAAGAAAGCTGATATTATTATGTCAAATAAAATATTTGACCAATTACTAAATATTAGACTTGACCAAAGACCTGCTTCTACAGGTATGTTTGTAAATAGGCTTCAATCTTTTCAAGCTATTAGGGATTTTTTTGGTACAGCAACTATTGCGACTATAGTAGATATTCCATTTTTATTTATATTTATAGCAATAATCTTTTATATCGGTGGTCCTTTAGGTTGGATTACTGTTGCAACTTTAGTTATAGCTATACTTTTCTCACTTATTATGCAAAAGCCAATTCAAAAGTATGTTAAACAATCTTCAAAGGAAGAACAATTAAAGCATACTACCTTAAATGAAACAGTATCCGGTTTAGAAATAATTAAAAGTGTAAGAGGGCAAAATAGAATGAAAGCCCATTGGGATAAATCAATTGGTCAAACAGTATATTTTAATGAACAATCACAAGAATTATCTCAAATAACTTCATACTTTACGTCATTTATCTCTCAATTATCAAATATATTTATTATTATTGGTGGGGTTTATTTAGCAAGTACAGGTGATTTAACAATGGGTGGTATAGTTGCTGCTATGCTTTTAAATAGAAGAGCAATTTCTCCTGTATCTCAAATAGTAAATATGGTTTTAAGATATGATAAAACAGTATTAGCTTTAGACAACATAGACAAAATAATGCAAATGGAAGTTGAAAGAGAGAATAAAGTATATTTAAGTAGACCTGATTTAAAGGGTGAAATAGAGTTTAAAGATATTACATTTTCATATAAAGATAAGAACTATGAAGTTCTTAAAAATATTAATTTAAAGATTAAACAAGGTGAAAAAATTGCTATTTTAGGAAGAATAGGTTCTGGAAAATCAACTTTAGTAAAACTTCTTCAAAATTTATATGTACCTAAAAAAGGTTCAATCTTAATCGAGAAAACTGATGTAAGACAAATTGATCCTGTTGATTTAAGAAGGTCAATAGGTGTTGTTCCTCAAGAACCATTTTTATTTATGGGGAGTGTAAAAGACAACATTACAATTGGTGAACCATTTGCTACAGATGAAGAGATTTTAAAGGCTTCTAAAATCGCTGGTGTTCATGAATTTTTAGGTAAACATGAATCAGGTTATGATTTCATGCTAGGTGAAAGAGGAGAAGGTTTAAGTGGTGGAGAAATACAATCTATCACATTAGCAAGAGCCTTAGTTAGTAATCCAGATATTATGATTTTAGATGAACCAACAAACTCTATGGATAAACAAACTGAAAAACAGTTTATTAACAAACTTCATAATATTTTAGATGATCAAACTGTAATTGTTGTTACTCATAAAACATCAATGCTTGCACTTGTTGATAGAATAATTGTTTTAGATGACGGTAAGATTATAGCTGATGGCCCTAAAGAGAAAATTATTGCTTCAAAAAAGGAATCAAATGAAAAATGATGTAAGTTTTGTTCATAGCCTTTATGGTCAAGCAAATGAAAAAGTTAAGTTAAAAGTTGATTTAGTTTTTTTTGCAATTATTCTTTTTGTAACTTGTATGATAGTTTGGGCAAGTTTTGCCCAAGTTGATGAATTAGCAAGAGGTGAAGGTAAAGTAATTCCTTCTTCTAAAATACAAACTATCCAGTCTTTAGATGGCGGCTTAATTGAAGACATTTTAGTAAAAAGTGGAGATAAAGTAAAAATAGAACAAGCTTTAGTAAAAATAGATACAACAAGATTTCAAGCAACATTTGAAGAGAATAAAGAGAGTTATAATCAATGGCTAACAATGGTAGAGAGATTAAAACTTGAAGCAAATATAGATATAAGTAAAAAAATACCAAAATTAAACTTTTCTAAAAAAGTAAAAGAGATTGGTAAAGGATATTTAGAGTCACAAAGAAAGCTTTATGAAAATAGAATTGATGAGCTTAAAACGTCATTAAAAGTTTTTGATTCACAAATTAATCAAAAAAGACAAGAGTTAGCAGAAACTAAATCTAAAATATCTCAAGGAAGAACAAATTTAAAACTAATAAAAGCTCAAAGAGCTACTGTAAAAAGAATGGTTGAATCAGGTTCAAAATCAAGAATTGAGTTAATCACTGTTGAAAAAGAGTATCAGCAAACAAGAGGAGACTTAAGAACATTTAATCTTACAGTGCCGAAGATACAGTATGCAATAACAGAAGCAAAAGAGAAGAAACAACAAAGGGTAAAAGAATTTAGAACTGAAGCCTCAAAAGAGTTAGAGAGGATTTTAGTTGAGATAAAAAAAGTAGAAGCAAGACTTGTTGCGGATACTGATAAGATAGAAAAAACTGTAATAAAATCAAATGTAAATGGTACTGTAAAAGAGATTTATATGAACACTATTGGTGGGGTTGTAAAATCAGGTGTTACTTTAATGGATATTATTCCTGATAGTAAAAACTTGTTAGTTGAAGCAAAAATTGATCCTAAAGATATTGCTTTTATTAATCCTAGCCAAGATGTTATGATTAAACTTACAGCTTATGATTACTCTATTTATGGGGGATTAGATGGTAAGATAGTTGAAATTTCAGCTGATAGTATTGTAGATAAAGACTCAAAAGATGGAAAAAGTTATTATAAAGTAATACTTGAAACAGATAAAAACTATTTAGAAAAAGATGGTGAAAAACACCCAATTATTCCAGGAATGATTGCAAGAGTAGATATTGTAACAGGTAAAAAAACAATAATGGATTTTATTTTAAAACCAATTTTAAAAGTTAAAGAAAACTCTTTAAGTGAAAAGTAGTAGAAGGATTAGTATGAAAAAAACTTTATTAGTAATAGTAGCAATTTTTTTATTTTTAACAGGTTGTTCTTTTAGTCAAAATAGTTCAAATATTAAAATAGAAAACAAAGTTGACGAATTACAAGACTTTATAGGTGAAACACCATTGCATGATGCAGTTCGTGCAAAAGATATTAATCAGGTAAGAAAACTTCTAAAAAGTAATATAGAAGTAAATCTAAAAGATAAATATGGTTATACGGCACTTCATTTATCAGCAAGATTAGATGAACTAGAAATTGCAAAATTTTTAGTAAAAAATGGTGCAACTGTAAACAGTATAGATATATTTAAAGATACTCCTTTACTAGATTCAACACGAAATAGTACAAATACAATGTCTAAATTTCTTATCTGTAATGGTGCAAAGAAGAGTGTAAAAGATAGACATTCTATGACACCTTTACATAATACTTCAAAAAATAGTGATATTTTTATAATGAAGATGATTCAAACAAATGATATATCAAAAATGTGTGAAAATCTTGATATTACACTTGACTATTACAGTGCTGATGAAAATAAAATTTGTGGTTCAATTATTAAAGGTGTAGCTACTAAAGTTAAACT includes the following:
- a CDS encoding TolC family protein, encoding MCTKNIKITTLSFFLATSLNAITLKETVLSVIDSNADVLSEKFNKEAYKKYVDEEKGDYLPTLDLDAFIEESKTTLNRDSQANDPTTAKKDGWNAILRFEQVLYDGGRTPSEVEEFRHSYISNKYRSDRRVEEIVRSAVDSYLNLVKYQELIDISTHSVNVHDDYLVIAQEKEEISGEVLESYQVNSKKHFVIDRLMEQKIDNTNALNTYEQLTNQEISGNICRPIINEKLIPKTLEKTIEETIRTNTKILEVISKVKEQRENYIQSNAANLPNLKFQWQMSWDDDLAEPEDGREDINRVRLILNWNLFEGGKTKIAKQREELFLKEQQKVLDNTIKEVVNEVKTSYKNYYAKKAKIENLKKYVQDNKNIKEVYLKQLEDGTRTFIDILNAESEYFRSQIDSIEEEYELFAIYYDLLMQRNILSDSIINSKIQVCPTFESISVKAKEDKKVNKEKEEKLDSDLIDLLDNGLSEEKEEKKPELNNTNLDEEINNLIFEEIPASYISKDEKSDSLNLEDDLQIEEKNNVLIENSPILQGKYTINIATLKSDEDIQTFLTKMKLDNKNIILYNTNNRTKVLYGNYETSSEALDSLKKFSLELLEKNVYIDTLEKHRKILKKYKTVNK
- a CDS encoding type I secretion system permease/ATPase produces the protein MGENINTQDSDLLKEKRKVDCLLECLLFLSKYHQRAVSKEALAYGLGIHGEVLNQSNFISSAKKIGLISKPSQRANIKDIDRLALPAVIYTQNNCAAVLLDYDEQSNSATAIFPEISQGETKVSLDELEKRYTGKCIIIKPAYNFENRVSKGVKIEQPKKWFWGAMKRNKDLYIKVIIASIFINIFVIATPLFIMNVYDRILPNNAIETLWALAIGIFVVMTFDFILKIIRSKYLAKASKKADIIMSNKIFDQLLNIRLDQRPASTGMFVNRLQSFQAIRDFFGTATIATIVDIPFLFIFIAIIFYIGGPLGWITVATLVIAILFSLIMQKPIQKYVKQSSKEEQLKHTTLNETVSGLEIIKSVRGQNRMKAHWDKSIGQTVYFNEQSQELSQITSYFTSFISQLSNIFIIIGGVYLASTGDLTMGGIVAAMLLNRRAISPVSQIVNMVLRYDKTVLALDNIDKIMQMEVERENKVYLSRPDLKGEIEFKDITFSYKDKNYEVLKNINLKIKQGEKIAILGRIGSGKSTLVKLLQNLYVPKKGSILIEKTDVRQIDPVDLRRSIGVVPQEPFLFMGSVKDNITIGEPFATDEEILKASKIAGVHEFLGKHESGYDFMLGERGEGLSGGEIQSITLARALVSNPDIMILDEPTNSMDKQTEKQFINKLHNILDDQTVIVVTHKTSMLALVDRIIVLDDGKIIADGPKEKIIASKKESNEK
- a CDS encoding HlyD family type I secretion periplasmic adaptor subunit, with the translated sequence MKNDVSFVHSLYGQANEKVKLKVDLVFFAIILFVTCMIVWASFAQVDELARGEGKVIPSSKIQTIQSLDGGLIEDILVKSGDKVKIEQALVKIDTTRFQATFEENKESYNQWLTMVERLKLEANIDISKKIPKLNFSKKVKEIGKGYLESQRKLYENRIDELKTSLKVFDSQINQKRQELAETKSKISQGRTNLKLIKAQRATVKRMVESGSKSRIELITVEKEYQQTRGDLRTFNLTVPKIQYAITEAKEKKQQRVKEFRTEASKELERILVEIKKVEARLVADTDKIEKTVIKSNVNGTVKEIYMNTIGGVVKSGVTLMDIIPDSKNLLVEAKIDPKDIAFINPSQDVMIKLTAYDYSIYGGLDGKIVEISADSIVDKDSKDGKSYYKVILETDKNYLEKDGEKHPIIPGMIARVDIVTGKKTIMDFILKPILKVKENSLSEK
- a CDS encoding response regulator transcription factor, whose product is MSINNDLELIKTLNILYIEDEKEIRENISKVLSMFSKSVITGKNGTEALEIYKKNKIDIIISDINMPELSGIELIKIIREENKYIPVILLTSHTETNLLLDATKLKLTDYLLKPINLTDLKNALFKATEEYLQHNGIIANFPNNIKYDITKKQLFGNGDRKDITNKEILLLEYLYENKNRTVTKEEIKVHLWEDEFEATEGAFKSVLTKLRKKIGKESILNISGIGYQLKCF
- a CDS encoding sensor histidine kinase, with the translated sequence MTQKNLIDKLENENLELKKLLIEEKKKNKIKDELCIQQSKMAAMGEMIGNIAHQWRQPLMELSSVLMVLESKIELNGKISNSEVLEAIKKSDKLTKHMSNTIDDFRSFFSKEKEKVKFIISDQIKRVVNILSTTLNNKDIKVNIVIKSNPIILGFKNEYSQALINIITNAKDELINRKIENGHIDVKVYEENGFCITEVSDNAGGIKPEYINEIFKPFVTFDKKNGTGIGLFMTKLIVENNMNGKIVVQNENNGAKFKISLPIKS